A stretch of DNA from Macrotis lagotis isolate mMagLag1 chromosome X, bilby.v1.9.chrom.fasta, whole genome shotgun sequence:
TGTTAGACTGAACCCTTTTCCCATAATGAACAGACTGGAAGGCCTCAGAGATGGAGGTGCCTGGTGCAGGAACTTGGAGGGCTTAGTTAAAGGGGTCTTGAGTTAGATTTGAAACTAGCAGAACCCCAAAAGTAGTGACTATTTGGAGAGTCTACAGTGGAGTGCCTCAGTGATCTATGCCTAGTCCTGTCTTGTTGAATATTCATATCTAAAAGGTGGACAAATGCACACAAGAGCATTTAGCAAATTTGCAAAAGACACAAAGCAGAGGGAAAGTTCCTAACATACTGGTATATCGATCCAGGCTCTAGAAAGAGCTTGGGCTAGAATGACTACCCCCAAATTCTTTGGAGGTCAATTTTAAGTCCCACCCTGAGCTCCAATTGGACAGAAAACCAGCAGAGGAAGATCTAGAGGAGCTATTTGGTATGTAGTATGTAATGCTTGCACAAGGGTGTGCTCGTGTGGGGCTGTGTGTACATGGGATGTTGTGCTCCAGTCTAACATCCAGTACATGTGATGTATGTGTATGGTACTGCAGCTGTCAACTTGGGACCTGGGGAGAGGAAAGGCCAGGCTCAGCCCTTCTTGCAAGGCTCATATTTGAGAAAGAACTGAGAACCTAGATGGAGTCCAAGGCATCCTGGAGAAGTGAGGGTTCAGGGGTAGCACAGGAGGGTCCAGAAGCCAGAGGGCAGAGATATCCCAAGTGACCTGGCAGGCCTACAGGCAGAGGTGAGAATCCTTGTGGAGGTCCTGGGTAGGTTAGAGGTCAACTCTAGGATTCTGGACTGTGATTCCTGACCCTCTTCATTCCTTTTCCATATACCTCTGGGGCTGAGGACTCAGACACAACCACACAAGGCCCAAGATCCCaaaattctctttattctttgCATTTTCTCAAACATGAAGCCAAGTCAATCTCCTCCCCATTAGGGGTAAGGGTTCACAGACACCAGGCCTGGGGTTCCCCTCCTGCCAGGGTTGCTTCCTCCTGCAGACTTTAATCTCTGTAGGGAGAGGGAACCCGGCCCAGCCTGGCCCTTCCTCTGGAAGGCAGGCTGATTGTTCACAGCCCCAGGAGTCCTCCTCCccactctcctttctctcccccttccccccacaccACCCCCCACCCAAGCCCACAAACACTCAGGATTTCCCACATCTTTCCATGCATGCCTGACAGCAGATGAAATGCATGGTGGTCCCAGGGTGGGGGAGGCTTAAGCTGGACTTCTGGGTCAGTGGCCTGCCCCCTTACTCTGGCCAGTCACTGCCCAGTCAGTGAAGATGAAGCCCAGACTCATAGCCATGATCACAATGCCCAGAGCTGCAAAGGCGGCTGCCTGTGGGACCAGGAAGGAGAGCTAAAACACCAGGGCAGGAGGCCAGGTCCCAAGCCTTCCTGGCTCAGCCCTCCACAAGTTGAGActctggggaggggggagtaaaGTGGGGGGGTCCTCCCAGACCAGGACTTTGCCCTCCTTTCCCCAGGCTTCAGCTCTCCCTGTCCTCATTCCCACCCTCCTGCTTCTCCTTCctgatcttttttctttgatgGGCATTTATGTCCCCACACCTGAATCTTAGGGCGAGAAACCAAGGCCTCATTGTCCCTTGGGATGATTCGAATGTAGAAAATGCTGGGAAGGATGAAGATGAGGCTGGGAGCTGAGGTGGCTCCTGAGAGGAAGGAATGGATGGTCACAGTGGCCCTCTTGGGGCAGCAATTGGGGGGGACAGGGGAAAAAGGGGACACTGACCAATGACTCCAAAGATGTCACGGATGTTAGGCACAAATATGACAAGAATGTTGACTAAAGTGAGAAGCCCAAGGGCAATGGTGCCATGTCGGGTCCAGCTGAAGGCCTTGGTTGGGAACAGGAGCTGCTGGATAGCTCGGCGGATCTGGAAGCAGAAGGATTGATGCAGGGCTTACAGAGGGCCCTTAGCTGCCCCCAGCCCACCCTCAGCTCCATTCATGCCCATGTCCATATGTGCACCTACCGGGAAGAGGACCACAGGGACGGTGAGGGTGACAGCCAGAAGAACCGCTAGTCTCACACAAAGGATCAGCAAGTCATCCTGACTGTACATATGAAGCATCTCCGCCTCCACATGGTCTGGGAAGGTGGGCACAtatgtccacacacacacacacacacacacacacacacacacagatgtcaGCCCAGTGCAGGTGGCCAGTCACCACCCACAAGCTTCCCCAACCCCCTGGCCCTGGGCCCAACGCCTCAGCCTCCCTCTCTCGCACCAAAGAAGGTGAGGTAACCAAACGTTGCTGTCAATCCATACATAAGAAACATCGCCCCAATGGACATGTTAGCCACAGCCTGCATCCGTCGCTGGGATGGTCTGGACAGTGACAGAGAAAGGTCACAGGTCTGAATTCCTGATTCAGAGACTCCCTCATCCCCAAGCTCCAGGTACCACTGTCATCCCCAACCTGACCCCAGCTTGGGGGCCCCTCTGTACCTGTGCAGTTCTGTATAAATAGGGAGGACTTCTGGGTGACAGACGAAGGCAAAGGCCAGGATGGGGATGGTGTAAGCTGTCTGGGGAGAAATCTGGGCTGGAGCCGGTAGGGATAGTGTCTCGATGTCCCCCAAATGGGCTTCCTCACCCCCACTCTCTCCCTTGTTGGGAGTAACTGGTCTGAGTACAGGTGATTCTGTCCTTCCCCAGGGGGCCTCCTTTTAGAACCCAGTTAAGTACTCCCTATAAAATGGGGCTGCCCAGATGCCTTCCAGATGCCTAGCAGGGAAGTCGGCCTGACCTGGGAATGGATTGTGAAGAACTGTACTTCACAGGTACCATTGAGGCCTTTGGCAGGCTCCACAGTCCGGTTCCCCACAGATAGGGGGCACTCGCTTGAGAATTTCTTATAGATCACCTGCAAGGGAGTAGGAACAGAGACAGATGGAGTGGGGTTACTCTCCCAAAGATCCCCTGGCCCCAGTCATCTCAAAGGCCCTCAGACTCACAGAGGCAAGGAAGAAGACCATGCAGGTGAGGGAGAGGCCACTGGTGTAGCCTAGGTACCCTGTGTGGGGAAGTGGGGAGGGTTAGATGTGGGGGTCCTCAGACCcactccctcttcctttcccatccctttcctcctgaACCCAGAGAGTTGATGGTTTCTACCCTGACTCACCAAGATGCCTCATGAGGGTCAGGGGCAGAATGATGCTGATGCTGACAAGGATG
This window harbors:
- the SLC38A5 gene encoding sodium-coupled neutral amino acid transporter 5 — protein: MEFMMGEPRMNGLVPRGPPEPEQSQAELTGFLARPPPGKKAVQFSDFEGKTSLGMSMFNLSNAIMGSGILGLAYAMANTGVLLFLALLLCMALLSAYSIHLLLTCAGFVGIPAYEELGRRAFGTSGKVAAAGVICLHNIGAMSSYLYIIKSELPLVIGTLLASKVTGSSPWFLDGNVLIILVSISIILPLTLMRHLGYLGYTSGLSLTCMVFFLASVIYKKFSSECPLSVGNRTVEPAKGLNGTCEVQFFTIHSQTAYTIPILAFAFVCHPEVLPIYTELHRPSQRRMQAVANMSIGAMFLMYGLTATFGYLTFFDHVEAEMLHMYSQDDLLILCVRLAVLLAVTLTVPVVLFPIRRAIQQLLFPTKAFSWTRHGTIALGLLTLVNILVIFVPNIRDIFGVIGATSAPSLIFILPSIFYIRIIPRDNEALVSRPKIQAAAFAALGIVIMAMSLGFIFTDWAVTGQSKGAGH